One window of Hymenobacter sp. BRD128 genomic DNA carries:
- a CDS encoding aldo/keto reductase translates to MATQRELGHSGLHITPLVLGGNVFGWTADEKTSFAVLDAFVAGGGNAIDTADVYSAWVPGHAGGGQSETVLGKWLAQRGRRDDVLLFTKVGMELAPDKKGLSKAYIKQAVEASLQRLQTDYIDLYQSHKDDESLPVTEPLEAYAELLKEGKIRAIGASNFKPARLQAALDAAQHGLPRYESLQPEYNLYAHETFEHDDLPIVQASGIGVIPYFGLAAGFLTGKYRTEADLSKSPRGAGIGQKYFNDKGFKILKALDAVAQRHGVNQAQVALAWLMQAPGITAPIASGTSPAQVQELLKALEVQLTPADVAELQG, encoded by the coding sequence ATGGCAACGCAACGTGAACTCGGCCACTCGGGCCTGCATATTACTCCGCTCGTGCTGGGCGGCAACGTATTTGGCTGGACGGCCGACGAAAAAACCTCTTTCGCCGTGCTCGATGCCTTCGTGGCGGGCGGCGGCAATGCCATCGACACGGCCGACGTGTACTCGGCCTGGGTGCCCGGCCACGCCGGCGGCGGGCAGTCGGAAACCGTGCTTGGCAAGTGGCTGGCCCAGCGCGGCCGGCGCGACGACGTGCTGCTTTTTACCAAAGTCGGCATGGAGCTGGCCCCCGACAAAAAAGGCCTCTCGAAAGCCTACATCAAGCAAGCCGTGGAGGCTAGCCTCCAGCGCCTGCAAACCGATTACATCGACCTCTACCAGAGCCACAAAGACGACGAGAGCCTGCCCGTAACCGAGCCGCTCGAAGCCTACGCCGAATTGCTGAAGGAGGGAAAAATCCGCGCCATCGGGGCCAGCAACTTCAAGCCCGCGCGCCTGCAAGCCGCCCTCGACGCCGCCCAGCATGGCCTGCCGCGCTACGAGAGCCTCCAGCCCGAGTATAATCTCTACGCCCACGAGACTTTTGAGCACGACGACCTGCCCATCGTGCAGGCCAGCGGCATCGGCGTCATCCCGTACTTCGGGCTGGCGGCGGGCTTCCTCACCGGCAAGTACCGCACCGAGGCCGACCTCAGTAAGAGCCCACGCGGCGCGGGCATCGGCCAGAAGTATTTCAACGACAAGGGCTTTAAGATTCTGAAAGCCTTGGACGCAGTGGCCCAGCGCCACGGCGTAAATCAGGCGCAGGTGGCCCTGGCCTGGCTGATGCAGGCGCCCGGCATCACGGCGCCCATCGCCAGCGGCACCAGCCCCGCCCAGGTGCAGGAGCTGCTGAAGGCGCTGGAGGTGCAGCTGACCCCGGCTGACGTAGCCGAGCTGCAAGGCTAG
- a CDS encoding xanthine dehydrogenase family protein subunit M, translated as MNQFQYVRATKPQAAIDVVAKDPTAKFIAGGTNLVDLMKRGVMTPQKLVDINRLPLNKIESQNNTLRIGALALNSAVANDAQVRARQPLLALALNAGASPQLRNMATVGGNMLQRTRCAYFYDLSMPCNKREPGTGCAALEGINRMHALFGASDKCIAVHPSDMSVALVALDATVLVSGPKGDRRLAFGDFHRLPGDTPERDANLEAGELITAVEIPDGPFTKHVHYQKVRERASYAFALVSAAVALDIENNTIKAARLALGGVAHKPWRLPAAEQALVGQPATEASFRRAAEVAMQGAKAFKHNAYKLRLAPNTLVQALKTASAA; from the coding sequence ATGAACCAGTTCCAGTACGTGCGCGCTACCAAGCCGCAGGCCGCCATCGACGTGGTGGCCAAGGACCCCACCGCCAAGTTTATCGCCGGTGGCACCAACCTCGTCGATTTGATGAAGCGCGGCGTGATGACGCCGCAAAAGCTGGTGGACATCAACCGCCTGCCCCTCAACAAAATCGAGAGTCAGAACAACACCCTGCGCATCGGCGCGCTGGCCCTGAACTCGGCCGTGGCCAACGATGCGCAAGTGCGCGCCCGGCAGCCGCTGCTGGCCCTGGCCCTGAACGCCGGGGCTTCGCCGCAGCTGCGCAACATGGCCACCGTGGGCGGCAACATGCTGCAGCGCACCCGCTGCGCGTATTTCTACGACCTGAGCATGCCCTGCAACAAGCGCGAGCCCGGGACCGGCTGCGCCGCCCTGGAGGGCATCAACCGCATGCACGCCCTTTTTGGGGCTAGCGACAAATGCATTGCGGTGCACCCTAGCGACATGAGCGTGGCCCTGGTGGCGCTCGATGCTACGGTGCTCGTCAGCGGGCCCAAGGGCGACCGGCGGCTAGCCTTCGGCGACTTCCACCGCTTGCCCGGCGACACGCCGGAGCGCGATGCTAACCTCGAAGCCGGCGAACTGATAACGGCCGTGGAAATTCCCGACGGGCCTTTTACCAAGCACGTGCACTACCAGAAGGTGCGCGAGCGGGCCAGCTACGCTTTTGCGCTGGTGAGCGCCGCGGTGGCGCTCGACATTGAAAACAACACCATCAAAGCCGCGCGGCTAGCCCTCGGCGGCGTGGCCCACAAGCCGTGGCGCCTTCCGGCCGCCGAGCAGGCGCTGGTGGGCCAGCCCGCTACCGAAGCCAGCTTCCGGCGCGCCGCCGAGGTGGCTATGCAGGGCGCCAAGGCCTTCAAACACAACGCCTACAAGCTCCGGCTAGCCCCCAATACCCTCGTGCAGGCCCTCAAAACGGCCAGCGCGGCCTAA
- a CDS encoding T9SS type A sorting domain-containing protein, whose translation MKALLLLPCLLATGLTAAAQTPITLTQSNFPALPTTVELYNTASITGVMAPTVGANQTWNYSNLTATGQTTATYNAPSATPAFAGTTRTYNYTLPLGSFQVKGVESQALTATGLTYLGYTIPTQRFGLGTLTGAATDSLVVPMQSVAVGATLMAFPTTTGTVTKNFYRSGTTGLLTVGLVALNKTPLRLVQRVSSTDSVAGYGTLRVPVAGGASASQVLLVRSRVVEVDSFYLAGQPAPAVLLGALGVTQGTVTRSYYDNFYRAGSSQPVAGFTYTSASYQTLQSAFYSRESTLLATRPSLAAAVGGLSAYPNPLAQGPLVLAAGNGSRAAVALSVRDVLGRQLVAGSGTLGQPTALLSGLPQGNYLLEITAADGQRAVQRITVQ comes from the coding sequence ATGAAAGCACTCCTACTCTTGCCGTGCTTGCTGGCGACTGGCCTCACGGCCGCTGCCCAAACCCCCATCACGCTCACGCAGAGCAATTTTCCGGCCCTGCCCACCACGGTGGAGCTGTATAATACGGCCAGCATTACGGGCGTGATGGCACCTACTGTAGGTGCCAACCAGACCTGGAACTACAGCAACCTCACGGCCACGGGCCAAACCACGGCTACCTACAACGCGCCGAGCGCTACGCCCGCCTTTGCCGGCACCACCCGCACCTACAACTACACGCTGCCGCTGGGGTCCTTCCAGGTGAAAGGCGTTGAGTCGCAGGCCCTGACGGCCACGGGCCTGACCTACCTGGGCTATACCATTCCCACGCAGCGCTTCGGGCTGGGCACCCTCACCGGCGCCGCCACCGACTCGCTGGTGGTGCCGATGCAGTCGGTAGCGGTGGGCGCCACGCTGATGGCTTTCCCCACTACCACCGGCACGGTCACTAAAAATTTCTACCGCTCGGGCACTACGGGGCTACTGACCGTGGGCCTGGTAGCCCTCAACAAAACGCCGCTGCGCCTGGTGCAGCGCGTGAGCAGCACCGACAGCGTGGCCGGCTACGGCACCCTGCGCGTGCCCGTGGCTGGCGGCGCCTCGGCCAGCCAGGTGCTGCTGGTGCGCAGCCGCGTGGTGGAAGTCGACAGCTTTTACCTGGCGGGCCAGCCGGCGCCGGCCGTGCTGCTGGGCGCGCTGGGCGTGACGCAGGGCACTGTGACGCGCTCCTACTACGACAATTTTTACCGCGCGGGCTCGTCGCAGCCGGTAGCGGGCTTCACCTACACCTCGGCCAGCTACCAGACGCTGCAAAGCGCGTTCTACTCGCGCGAAAGCACCCTGCTGGCCACCCGGCCCAGCCTGGCCGCCGCCGTGGGCGGACTCTCGGCGTATCCTAACCCGCTGGCGCAGGGGCCGCTCGTGCTGGCAGCTGGCAATGGCTCGCGGGCGGCCGTGGCCCTCAGCGTGCGCGACGTGCTGGGCCGCCAGCTGGTGGCCGGCAGCGGCACGCTGGGCCAGCCTACCGCGCTGCTTTCGGGCCTGCCCCAGGGTAATTACCTACTCGAAATCACCGCTGCCGATGGCCAGCGCGCCGTGCAGCGCATTACGGTGCAGTAG
- a CDS encoding transglutaminase-like domain-containing protein, protein MKLLLLATAALLTAAAPATRPLAPRSRTLVLTCRATVPVPAAGTKAVELWLPVPHSDKSQDVRDLKIEASAPYTVAPDQYGNQMLHLKPATVPTAPLTVTLTALITRREHLNLRATDDHAPAETEARDPNLSRWLAPDRLVPLDFKIKAQAQEVVDKAGAKTDLQKARAIYEHVVSTVTYDKTGQGWGRGDIYYACDARRGNCTDFHAIVIGYCRALGIPARFSIGLPLPAERGKGEIKGYHCWAEFFTKETGWVPVDASEAAKNPDKRNYFFGAHDENRVEFTRGRDLTLVPKQAGPPLNYFVYPYAEADGQPVEVTRTYTFEDVAGGK, encoded by the coding sequence ATGAAATTGCTACTGCTCGCTACTGCTGCCCTGCTCACGGCCGCCGCCCCGGCCACCCGGCCGCTAGCTCCGCGCAGCCGCACGCTGGTGCTTACGTGCCGGGCCACGGTGCCCGTGCCGGCCGCCGGCACCAAAGCAGTCGAGCTGTGGCTGCCGGTGCCGCACTCCGACAAAAGCCAGGACGTCCGCGACCTCAAAATTGAGGCCAGCGCGCCCTACACCGTGGCCCCCGACCAGTACGGCAACCAAATGCTGCACCTGAAGCCGGCCACCGTGCCCACGGCGCCGCTCACCGTCACGCTCACGGCCCTCATCACGCGCCGCGAGCACCTCAACCTGCGCGCCACCGACGACCACGCCCCCGCCGAAACCGAAGCCCGCGACCCCAACCTCAGCCGCTGGCTAGCCCCCGACCGCTTGGTGCCCCTCGATTTCAAAATCAAGGCCCAGGCGCAGGAAGTGGTAGATAAGGCCGGCGCCAAAACCGACCTGCAAAAGGCTCGCGCCATCTACGAGCACGTAGTGAGCACCGTGACCTACGACAAAACCGGCCAGGGATGGGGCCGCGGCGACATTTACTACGCCTGCGATGCCCGCCGGGGCAACTGCACCGATTTCCACGCCATTGTCATTGGCTACTGCCGGGCGCTGGGCATTCCGGCGCGCTTCAGCATTGGGCTGCCGCTGCCGGCCGAGCGCGGCAAGGGGGAGATAAAAGGCTATCACTGCTGGGCCGAGTTCTTCACCAAGGAAACCGGCTGGGTGCCGGTCGATGCCTCGGAGGCGGCCAAAAACCCCGATAAGCGCAATTACTTCTTCGGCGCGCACGATGAAAACCGCGTCGAATTTACCCGTGGCCGCGACCTTACGCTGGTACCCAAGCAGGCCGGGCCGCCGCTCAATTACTTCGTGTATCCCTACGCCGAGGCCGATGGCCAGCCGGTAGAAGTGACGCGCACTTACACCTTTGAGGACGTGGCGGGCGGAAAGTAA
- a CDS encoding (2Fe-2S)-binding protein: MNPEPDTPTGHDEARRTFLKQSSLLTALALVPAPVVMAAAEGFDERVAAAFEKIPLSLKVNGVKHKLAVEPRATLLDFLREQLHLTGTKKGCDYGQCGACTVHVDGQRVNSCLSFAVMHDGQEITTIEGLADGDQLHPMQEAFVKHDGFQCGYCTPGQIMSAVACVREGHAGTADEIREYMSGNICRCGAYANIVAAIQDVKGGGQKV; encoded by the coding sequence ATGAATCCCGAACCCGACACGCCCACCGGCCACGACGAAGCCCGGCGCACGTTTCTCAAGCAGTCGTCGCTGCTCACGGCCCTGGCCCTGGTGCCGGCGCCGGTGGTCATGGCCGCCGCCGAAGGCTTTGACGAGCGCGTGGCCGCCGCCTTCGAAAAAATCCCGCTCAGCCTGAAAGTCAACGGCGTAAAGCACAAGCTAGCGGTAGAGCCGCGCGCTACCCTGCTCGACTTTTTGCGCGAGCAATTGCACCTCACCGGCACTAAAAAGGGCTGCGACTACGGCCAGTGCGGCGCCTGCACGGTGCACGTGGACGGCCAGCGCGTGAACTCCTGCCTGAGCTTTGCCGTGATGCACGACGGCCAGGAAATCACCACCATCGAGGGGCTAGCCGACGGCGACCAGCTGCACCCCATGCAGGAGGCATTTGTGAAGCACGACGGCTTTCAGTGCGGCTACTGCACGCCGGGCCAGATAATGAGCGCCGTGGCCTGCGTGCGCGAGGGCCACGCCGGCACCGCGGACGAAATCCGGGAATACATGAGCGGCAATATCTGCCGCTGCGGCGCCTACGCCAACATTGTGGCCGCCATTCAGGACGTTAAAGGGGGAGGGCAGAAGGTATGA
- a CDS encoding NAD(P)-dependent oxidoreductase, with amino-acid sequence MKSPQKPAAKKRVAVTGGTGKLGKACVKDLLAHGYDVFVIDTVAPEKGIPSIIADLSDFGQTLDALSSTGKEIHAGVGTNAFDAVVHLAAFPTPRQYPDAHLFQNNIMGTYNVFEASRRLGIHNVIWASSETTLGEPFEGGEPYAPVDEDYPLRAKSAYALAKVLMEDMARQFVLQTPAMKLVGLRFSNVMEPQDYAKFPAYDDDPEERKWNMWAYIDARDGSQAIRKAIEWEATGMHPFIIANADTVMSKSSTELMQQYLPDVPVKKALGEHETLLSIEKARKVLGYEPEFSWREAKSR; translated from the coding sequence ATGAAATCTCCCCAAAAACCCGCCGCCAAAAAGCGCGTGGCCGTAACCGGCGGCACCGGCAAGCTCGGCAAAGCCTGCGTAAAAGACCTGTTGGCCCACGGCTACGACGTGTTCGTGATTGACACCGTGGCGCCCGAAAAAGGTATTCCGAGTATTATTGCCGACCTCAGCGACTTTGGCCAGACGCTCGACGCGCTGTCCTCAACCGGCAAGGAAATCCACGCCGGCGTGGGTACCAACGCCTTCGACGCCGTGGTGCACCTGGCGGCTTTCCCGACGCCGCGCCAGTACCCCGATGCCCACTTGTTCCAAAACAACATCATGGGTACCTACAACGTGTTTGAGGCCTCGCGCCGGCTAGGCATCCACAACGTTATCTGGGCCAGCTCCGAAACCACGCTGGGTGAGCCTTTTGAGGGCGGCGAACCCTATGCGCCCGTGGACGAAGACTACCCGCTGCGCGCCAAGAGCGCTTACGCCCTGGCCAAGGTGCTGATGGAGGATATGGCCCGCCAGTTTGTGCTGCAAACGCCCGCTATGAAGCTCGTGGGCCTGCGCTTCTCAAATGTGATGGAGCCGCAGGACTACGCCAAGTTTCCGGCCTACGACGACGACCCCGAGGAGCGCAAGTGGAATATGTGGGCCTACATCGACGCCCGCGACGGCTCGCAGGCCATCCGCAAGGCCATCGAGTGGGAGGCCACCGGCATGCACCCCTTCATCATCGCCAACGCCGACACGGTGATGTCGAAATCCTCGACCGAGCTGATGCAGCAGTATTTGCCGGACGTGCCGGTGAAGAAGGCGCTGGGCGAGCACGAAACGCTGCTCTCGATTGAGAAAGCACGGAAAGTGCTGGGCTACGAGCCCGAGTTCAGCTGGCGCGAGGCGAAGTCGCGCTAG
- a CDS encoding xanthine dehydrogenase family protein molybdopterin-binding subunit, translating to MNTQEKHIGGSMSRVDGHLKVTGGARYSAEYELPGMTYGVLVGSTVAKGRIVSLDTKAAERAPGVLAVITHLNAPKVPGFKPTGKDPSQPQTEGGPLKVFNDEKIRFNDQPIALVVADTFERARHAARLVKAQYAKESHQTSLAAGAPQAFLPTSAQKNPKSPMADYQRGQADAYKTASLKIEAEYVIPTEMHSPMEMQSITAHWEAPDRLTLYDKTQGTMGTRRDFAREWNLPEENVKVIATFVGGAFGNALHSWPHESAAVMGAKVVNRPLKLMLTREQMFTLVGYRPYTWQKIGMSATPDGKITAISHDSIGQTSSYEEFTESTLAQTRMMYQSPNLTTRYRIAALDVSTPIWMRGPGEATGAFALESAMDEMAHLLKLDPLEFRLRNYTDQDPERNRPWSTKFLKECYQLGADRIGWQNRKLEPGAVREGDWLLGYGMGVGTFGAHRGSAHVSAQLLPSGHVVLQCATTDIGPGTGTAMTQIAADALGIDPSRITFELGNSGFPQAGSQGGSSTVNTVGQAVQDACLALKDKLRELAGASQPAFAAAKKEDVQLADGYLTLASAGASRAKYVDLVKQPGAAFVNVESKPTGNDGQTYSMYSFSVHFAQVAVHALTGEVRVRKLVSCADAGTIINQKTAANQMKGGAVGGIGMALMEDAVIDHRYGRYVTADFANYHVPVHADAPAVEVAFVNQPDYHVNALGTKGIGEIATIGVAPAIANAVFNATGKRVRELPITPDKLV from the coding sequence ATGAACACGCAAGAAAAGCACATCGGGGGCTCGATGAGCCGGGTGGATGGCCACCTCAAAGTGACGGGCGGCGCCCGCTACTCGGCCGAGTACGAGCTGCCGGGCATGACCTACGGCGTGCTCGTGGGCAGCACCGTGGCCAAGGGCCGCATCGTCAGCCTCGACACCAAGGCGGCCGAGCGGGCGCCGGGCGTGCTGGCCGTTATCACGCACCTCAACGCGCCCAAGGTGCCGGGCTTTAAGCCCACCGGCAAGGACCCGTCGCAGCCCCAAACCGAGGGCGGACCGCTGAAGGTATTTAATGACGAGAAAATTCGCTTCAACGACCAGCCGATTGCCCTCGTCGTGGCCGATACTTTTGAGCGGGCCCGCCACGCGGCTAGGCTCGTAAAGGCGCAGTACGCCAAGGAATCGCACCAGACCAGCCTGGCAGCCGGCGCGCCGCAGGCCTTTTTGCCGACTTCGGCCCAGAAAAACCCGAAGTCGCCGATGGCCGACTACCAGCGCGGCCAGGCCGATGCCTACAAAACGGCTAGCCTAAAAATCGAAGCCGAGTACGTGATTCCGACCGAGATGCACAGCCCAATGGAAATGCAGTCCATTACGGCGCACTGGGAGGCACCCGACCGGCTGACGCTGTATGACAAGACGCAGGGCACGATGGGCACGCGCCGCGACTTTGCCAGGGAGTGGAACCTGCCCGAGGAGAATGTGAAGGTGATTGCCACCTTCGTGGGCGGGGCGTTTGGCAACGCCCTGCACAGCTGGCCGCACGAGTCGGCCGCCGTGATGGGCGCCAAGGTAGTAAACCGCCCGCTGAAGCTGATGCTGACCCGCGAGCAGATGTTTACGCTGGTGGGCTACCGCCCCTATACCTGGCAGAAAATCGGGATGAGTGCCACGCCCGACGGCAAAATCACGGCCATCAGCCACGATTCTATTGGGCAGACGTCTAGTTACGAGGAGTTTACCGAATCGACGCTGGCCCAGACGCGCATGATGTACCAGTCGCCCAACCTGACGACGCGCTACCGCATCGCGGCCCTCGACGTGAGCACGCCCATTTGGATGCGCGGCCCCGGCGAGGCCACCGGCGCGTTTGCCCTGGAGTCGGCCATGGACGAGATGGCCCACCTGCTCAAGCTCGACCCGCTGGAGTTTCGCCTGCGCAACTACACCGACCAGGACCCCGAGCGCAACCGCCCCTGGAGCACGAAGTTTCTGAAGGAGTGCTACCAGCTGGGCGCCGACCGCATCGGCTGGCAGAACCGCAAGCTGGAGCCCGGCGCCGTGCGCGAGGGCGACTGGCTGCTGGGCTACGGCATGGGCGTGGGCACCTTCGGCGCGCACCGCGGCTCGGCCCACGTGAGCGCCCAGCTGCTACCTAGCGGCCACGTGGTGCTGCAATGCGCTACCACCGACATCGGCCCCGGCACCGGCACGGCCATGACCCAGATTGCGGCCGATGCGCTGGGCATCGACCCTAGCCGCATCACGTTTGAGCTGGGCAACTCGGGCTTTCCGCAGGCAGGCTCGCAGGGCGGCTCCTCCACGGTGAATACCGTGGGCCAGGCCGTGCAAGATGCTTGCCTGGCCCTGAAAGACAAGCTGCGCGAGCTGGCGGGGGCTAGCCAGCCGGCCTTCGCCGCGGCCAAGAAAGAGGATGTGCAGCTGGCCGATGGCTACCTCACTCTAGCCAGCGCGGGAGCTAGCCGCGCGAAATACGTTGACTTGGTGAAGCAGCCGGGCGCGGCTTTTGTGAATGTAGAGTCGAAGCCGACCGGCAACGATGGGCAGACGTATTCGATGTACTCGTTTTCGGTGCACTTTGCCCAGGTGGCGGTGCACGCGCTCACGGGCGAGGTGCGGGTGCGCAAGCTCGTGTCGTGCGCCGATGCGGGCACCATCATCAACCAGAAAACTGCCGCCAACCAGATGAAGGGCGGCGCCGTGGGCGGCATTGGCATGGCCCTGATGGAAGACGCAGTTATCGACCACCGCTACGGCCGCTACGTCACCGCCGACTTTGCCAATTACCACGTGCCCGTGCACGCCGACGCACCGGCCGTGGAAGTAGCCTTCGTGAACCAGCCCGACTACCACGTGAACGCGCTGGGCACCAAGGGCATCGGCGAAATCGCCACCATCGGCGTGGCCCCGGCCATTGCCAACGCCGTGTTCAACGCCACCGGCAAGCGCGTGCGCGAGCTGCCCATCACGCCCGATAAGCTGGTATAA
- a CDS encoding VOC family protein: MTAPAKLPLLGVHHLAIICTDYARSKRFYTEVLGLEILAETYHAERQSYKLDLALNGQYLIELFSFPSPPPRLSRPEAAGLRHLAFAVADVAAAAQHLASHGVACEPLRVDALTGRRFTFFSDPDGLPLEFYEV, from the coding sequence ATGACTGCTCCTGCCAAGCTGCCCCTGCTGGGCGTGCACCACCTCGCCATTATCTGCACCGATTACGCCCGCTCGAAGCGGTTTTACACCGAGGTGCTGGGGCTGGAAATCCTGGCCGAAACCTACCACGCCGAGCGCCAGTCCTACAAGCTCGACCTGGCGCTGAATGGCCAGTACCTCATCGAGTTATTCTCGTTTCCCAGCCCGCCGCCGCGCCTCAGCCGGCCCGAGGCGGCGGGCCTGCGCCACCTGGCCTTTGCCGTGGCCGACGTGGCGGCGGCGGCGCAGCACCTGGCTAGCCACGGCGTGGCCTGCGAGCCCCTGCGGGTAGATGCGCTGACGGGCCGGCGCTTCACGTTTTTTAGCGACCCCGACGGCCTGCCCTTGGAATTTTACGAAGTGTAG
- a CDS encoding FMN-dependent NADH-azoreductase yields MNILHIISSPRKGASASIQLANGIIAKLQAAHPGSNVAVHDLATHPFPHLEEAKLQSFFTPAENRTPEQQAAAKHSDDAIQEIKDADVIVIGAPLYNFGIPSTLKAWIDHIARAGITFRYTEKGPEGLITGKKVYVAMASGGIYSEGPSAGYDFVAPYLKAVLGFLGMTDVTVVRAEGLAIPGVQDTAVQKGLDSVHISA; encoded by the coding sequence GTGAACATTCTGCACATCATCTCGAGCCCGCGCAAAGGGGCTTCGGCCAGCATTCAGCTCGCCAATGGTATCATCGCCAAGCTGCAAGCCGCTCACCCCGGCAGCAACGTAGCCGTGCACGACCTGGCTACCCATCCTTTCCCGCATTTGGAGGAGGCCAAGCTGCAATCGTTCTTCACGCCGGCCGAAAACCGCACGCCCGAGCAACAAGCGGCCGCTAAGCACTCGGATGACGCCATTCAGGAAATCAAAGATGCCGACGTCATCGTGATTGGCGCGCCGCTCTACAACTTCGGCATCCCTTCGACGCTGAAGGCCTGGATTGACCACATCGCCCGCGCCGGCATCACGTTCCGCTACACCGAAAAAGGCCCCGAAGGCCTCATCACCGGCAAAAAAGTGTACGTGGCCATGGCAAGCGGTGGTATCTACTCCGAAGGCCCGTCGGCCGGCTACGACTTCGTGGCGCCTTACCTGAAGGCCGTGCTCGGCTTCCTGGGCATGACCGATGTGACCGTAGTACGGGCCGAAGGCCTGGCCATTCCCGGCGTGCAAGACACGGCCGTGCAGAAGGGCCTCGATAGCGTACACATCTCCGCCTAG
- a CDS encoding NADPH-dependent F420 reductase, with translation MNIGIIGAGHIGSALAVRLVSLGHSVLIANSRGPETLGDVAQKTGATPATAKEAARHGEIIVVTIPLINIPDLPKDLFEGVPASVPVIDTSNYYPLLRDGHLHELETGSLTESEWVQQHLGRPVVKVFNNIYADHLEKKGQPVGAPGRIALPVAGDDEAAKRKVMDLVEELGFDAVDDGSLHESWRQQPGTPSYGADWPENKLREHLRSLGHERTAEQHQQFMAKHAEQEKQMAAQGIKLK, from the coding sequence ATGAACATTGGAATTATTGGCGCCGGCCACATCGGCAGCGCCCTCGCCGTGCGGCTCGTCAGCCTCGGCCACTCGGTGCTTATTGCCAACTCGCGCGGCCCCGAAACGCTGGGCGACGTGGCCCAGAAAACCGGCGCTACCCCCGCCACGGCCAAAGAAGCCGCCCGGCACGGCGAAATCATCGTAGTTACCATTCCGCTGATTAACATTCCCGACCTGCCCAAGGACTTGTTTGAGGGCGTGCCCGCCAGCGTGCCGGTGATTGATACCAGCAACTACTACCCCCTGCTGCGCGATGGCCACCTGCACGAACTCGAAACCGGCTCGCTCACCGAAAGCGAGTGGGTGCAGCAGCACCTGGGCCGCCCAGTGGTGAAGGTGTTTAACAACATTTACGCCGACCACCTCGAAAAGAAGGGCCAGCCGGTAGGCGCGCCGGGCCGCATTGCGCTGCCCGTGGCCGGCGACGACGAAGCCGCCAAGCGCAAGGTAATGGACCTGGTTGAGGAGCTGGGCTTCGACGCCGTGGACGATGGCAGCCTGCACGAATCGTGGCGCCAGCAGCCCGGCACGCCCTCCTACGGCGCCGACTGGCCAGAAAACAAGCTGCGCGAGCACCTGCGTAGCCTGGGCCACGAGCGCACGGCGGAGCAGCACCAGCAGTTTATGGCCAAGCACGCCGAGCAGGAAAAGCAAATGGCAGCCCAAGGCATCAAGCTGAAATAA